One Chanodichthys erythropterus isolate Z2021 chromosome 10, ASM2448905v1, whole genome shotgun sequence DNA segment encodes these proteins:
- the ddx55 gene encoding ATP-dependent RNA helicase DDX55: protein MENITDGKWESLPVKLHESILETLTELKFTYMTPVQAACIPLFMSNKDVAAEAVTGSGKTLAFVIPVLEILLKREEKLKKMQVGALIITPTRELALQISEVMGQFLQGFPQFRQILLIGGSNPIEDVEKFKTQGANIIIATPGRLEDMFRRKADGLDLATAVKSLDVLVLDEADRLLDMGFEASLNTILGYLPKQRRTGLFSATQTQELEKLVRAGLRNPVRITVKEKGVEASSVQKTPSRLSNYYLMCRAEEKFNTLVAFLRQHKHEKHLVFFSTCACVEYFGKALEVLIKNVSIHCIHGKMKHKRNKIFADFRALKSGILVCTDVMARGIDIPEVNWVLQYDPPSSASSFVHRCGRTARIGNQGNALVFLLPMEESYVNFLSINQKCPLQLFPPVKDVVDVLPKLKAMALQDRAMFEKGMKAFVSCVQAYAKHECSLIFRIKDLDFAALAHGFALLRLPKMPELKGKTFPNFKQESVDTDTIRFKDKNREKQRQKRLAEQKEKVKEAPLRKNFIKNKAWSKQKIKKDRKKKKAAKRKMDEESDVDNEDLNELLSDTRLLKKLKKGKISEEDFDKHLSSAGSSHPKRAEKHSSDGE, encoded by the exons ATGGAAAACATTACCGATGGAAAATGGGAGAGTTTACCTGTGAAATTACATGAAAGCATATTAGAGACGCTTACAGAGCTGAAATTTACATATATGACTCCTGTTCAG GCTGCCTGCATCCCTCTCTTTATGAGTAATAAAGATGTGGCTGCTGAAGCG GTGACTGGCAGTGGGAAGACTCTGGCATTTGTGATTCCTGTATTAGAAATTCTCCTAAAGCGAGAAGAGAAGTTAAAAAAGATGCAG GTGGGTGCATTGATCATAACGCCCACCCGTGAGCTGGCGCTGCAGATCAGTGAGGTGATGGGCCAGTTTCTGCAGGGGTTTCCTCAGTTTAG ACAGATTCTCTTAATTGGTGGAAGCAACCCTATTGAGGATGTAGAGAAGTTTAAGACTCAGGG AGCCAATATCATAATCGCGACCCCTGGTCGATTAGAGGACATGTTTAGAAGGAAGGCAGATGGACTTGATTTGGCCACCGCTGTGAAGTCTCTGGACGTTCTAGTCCTGGATGAGGCTGACCGATTGCTGGACATGGGCTTTGAAGCCAG TTTAAACACTATTCTGGGATATTTGCCCAAGCAGCGGCGCACAGGGCTTTTCTCCGCCACACAGACGCAAGAGCTGGAGAAGCTGGTGAGGGCGGGTCTGCGAAACCCTGTGCGTATCACAGTGAAGGAGAAAGGAGTGGAGGCCTCGAGCGTGCAGAAAACACCATCCAGACTCAGCAATTATTACTTA ATGTGTCGAGCAGAGGAGAAGTTCAACACTTTGGTGGCGTTTCTCAGGCAGCATAAACATGAGAAGCATCTTGTGTTCTTCAG CACCTGCGCCTGTGTGGAGTACTTCGGTAAAGCCCTGGAAGTCTTGATCAAGAACGTCAGCATCCACTGCATCCACGGGAAGATGAAACATAAACGAAACAAGATCTTTGCAGATTTCCGTGCGCTGAAGAG TGGGATTCTCGTGTGCACAGACGTCATGGCGAGAGGCATCGACATACCGGAAGTCAACTGGGTGCTTCAGTATGATCCACCAAGCAGTGCGAG TTCCTTTGTGCATCGGTGTGGGCGAACGGCACGCATCGGAAACCAAGGCAACGCACTTGTGTTTCTCCTGCCAATGGAAGAGTCGTATGTAAATTTCTTGTCCATTAATCAAAAG TGTCCCCTTCAGTTGTTTCCTCCAGTGAAAGATGTGGTTGACGTTCTGCCTAAACTGAAGGCGATGGCTTTACAGGACAGAGCAATGTTTGAGAAGGGCATGAAAGCCTTTGTGTCATGTGTGCAGGCATACGCCAAACACGAGTGTAGTTTGATATTTCGCATTAAAG ACCTGGATTTTGCTGCTCTGGCGCATGGCTTCGCTCTCCTTCGTTTACCCAAAATGCCTGAACTGAAAGGAAAGACCTTCCCGAACTTCAAACAGGAGAGCGTCGACACAGACACCATCCGATTTAAAGATAAAAACAGGGAGAAACAGAGACAAAAAAGACTGGCGGAGCAGAAAGAGAAAGTGAAAGAGGCGCCATTGAGGAAGAACTTCATCAAGAATAAAGCCTGGTCCAAGCAGAAGATCAAGAAGGatagaaagaaaaagaaggCTGCCAAAAGAAAAATGGATGAG GAATCAGATGTTGACAACGAAGACTTGAACGAGCTTTTAAGTGACACGCGTCTGCTGAAGAAACTCAAGAAAGGAAAGATCAGTGAAGAGGACTTTGACAAGCACTTGAGTTCAGCAGGAAGTTCACATCCCAAACGAGCAGAGAAACACAGTTCTGATGGAGAATGA
- the naa25 gene encoding N-alpha-acetyltransferase 25, NatB auxiliary subunit isoform X1 has translation MAARGHVQDPNDRRLRPIYDYLDNGNNKMAIQQADKLLKKHKDLHCAKVLKAIGLQRTGKQDEAFTLAQEVAVLEPTDDNSLQALTILYREMHRPELVTKLYEAAVRKVPTSEEYHSHLFMAYARVGEYKKMQQAGMALYKIVPKNPYYFWSVMSLVMQAISAQDEKLSHTMFLPLAERMVEKMVKEEKIEAEAEVQLYFMILERLGKYVEALEVVQGPLGEKLTSELQSRENKCMMLYRRLERWAECNALSCKLLLKNPDDWQFYLLYFDSLFHLIDQSWTPPQEGAHCAEGEVHASVAQSISFMEERLATEDAKESKHLRGPYLARLELIRRLRERSCPEAQQLGEPLELMFQFFVKFGDKPCCITDLKIFLDLLAPDQHVQFINRLMEAVPLAAPGEDGVALPGDTRALQRHLCVTQLSRCLGLQHALNTEDKLGLIKELKAHYRHGLQFGKSCLKTELQFSDMYCLMAAHVYIDLWMETGDQNMLWQCLGMLEEGLSHSSSNAQFKLLLLLLYCRLGAFEPVVDLYSGLDAKHVQHDTIGYLLTRYAESLGQFAAASQSCNFSLRFFHSNQKDTSEYIIQAYKYGAFEKIPEFIAFRNRLNHSLHFAQVRTERMLLDLFLEADISSPLEESVKSMSLCPEEDDIPWDNLRDNRDLTVLVSWNPKDRQLTEEHKQRSLEDETLWLKLRSLTLRLIGCVSTMTHPPAPRNSEKTTENGVAAKPSSLLSLLSQLENTLNQATQFTEKQLQHQYPFLGPVSSRLAQALSSGCCQCQLSSLQLPLHLQELETTGLDESTELQTQISNLFKSLAVQLQDMLEKCKGDLLEVKDGQSKTQPFLLENLVYFVETICIVLWVSNYCGSVLRPLKSSLQKKKKKKKEVSAVTPAVISAFQEFSGSLQSLLNQALEQIRSQETNLTALKLGALSLEGQTQSEAEGTFTKTGMDKVQSSYLRSLQEIGELLKKRADTLKSLKI, from the exons ATGGCGGCGAGGGGCCATGTGCAAGACCCTAACGACAGAAGACTGCGACCCATTTACG ATTACCTGGACAATGGCAATAACAAGATGGCAATCCAGCAGGCCGACAAACTGCTTAAGAAGCACAAAGATCTTCACTGTGCAAAG GTCTTGAAGGCGATTGGTCTGCAGCGCACCGGCAAACAGGATGAAGCTTTCACGCTGGCACAGGAGGTGGCCGTTCTCGAACCCACAGATGACAACTCTCTGCAGGCACTGACTATCCTCTACAGAGAAATGCATCGGC CCGAATTAGTGACTAAGCTTTATGAAGCTGCAGTCCGGAAGGTTCCAACGAGCGAGGAGTACCACTCTCACCTCTTCATGGCCTATGCTCGGGTCGGAGAGTACAAGAAAATGCAACAG GCTGGAATGGCGCTGTATAAAATTGTCCCCAAAAACCCGTATTACTTCTGGTCGGTCATGAGCTTGGTGATGCAG GCCATCTCGGCACAAGATGAAAAACTCTCTCACACCATGTTCCTGCCGTTAGCTGAGCGTATGGTGGAGAAAATGGTTAAGGAGGAGAAAATCGAGGCAGAAGCTGAG GTCCAGCTGTACTTCATGATCTTGGAGCGTTTGGGGAAATATGTGGAGGCGCTGGAGGTGGTTCAGGGGCCACTTGGAG AGAAGCTGACCAGTGAACTGCAGAGCCGTGAGAACAAATGCATGATGCTGTATCGCCGTCTGGAGCGCTGGGCCGAGTGCAACGCTCTGTCCTGCAAGCTGCTCCTAAAAAA CCCTGATGACTGGCAGTTCTACTTGCTATATTTTGACTCTTTGTTCCACCTCATTGATCAGAGCTGGACGCCTCCACAGGAAGGAGCTCA TTGTGCAGAAGGGGAGGTGCACGCCTCCGTAGCTCAGTCCATCAGCTTCATGGAGGAGCGACTGGCCACAGAAGATGCAAAGGAGTCGAAGCATCTGAGAGGACCGTACCTGGCCCGTCTGGAGCTCATCAGGCGGCTCAGAGAGCGGAGCTGTCCTGAAGCACAGCAGCTAG GTGAACCTCTTGAGCTCATGTTCCAGTTCTTTGTGAAGTTTGGAGACAAGCCATGTTGCATCACTGACCTAAAGATCTTTCTGGATCTACTCGCACCTGACCAACATGTGCAG TTCATCAACAGGCTAATGGAGGCCGTGCCGCTGGCTGCTCCTGGAGAGGATGGTGTTGCTCTCCCGGGAGACACGCGGGCTCTGCAGAGACATTTGTGTGTGACGCAGCTCAGCCGCTGTCTGGGTCTACAGCATGCACTCAACACCGAGGACAAACTGGGACTCATCAAAGAACTGAAGGCGCATTACCGGCACGGCTTACAGTTCG GGAAGTCCTGTTTAAAAACAGAGCTCCAGTTCTCAGATATGTACTGTCTCATGGCGGCTCATGTCTATATCGACCTGTGGATGGAGACGG GTGATCAGAACATGTTGTGGCAGTGTCTGGGGATGTTAGAAGAAGGTCTTTCCCACAGTTCCTCCAACGCTCAGTTCAAGCTGCTGCTTTTGCTTCTGTACTGCCGTCTGGGGGCTTTTGAGCCGGTGGTAGATCTTTACTCCGGCCTGGACGCCAAACACGTCCAGCACGACACCATAGG GTATTTATTGACCCGCTATGCAGAGTCTTTGGGCCAGTTTGCTGCTGCTTCCCAGTCTTGTAACTTCTCCCTCAGGTTTTTTCACTCGAACCAGAAAGAT ACCTCAGAATACATTATTCAAGCATATAAGTATGGTGCTTTTGAGAAAATCCCAGAGTTCATCGCTTTCAGGAACCGACTCAATCACTCGCTGCACTTTGCCCAGGTGCGCACAGAGAGGATGCTGCTGGACCTCTTCCTGGAAGCCGACAT ATCATCCCCTCTAGAGGAGAGCGTAAAATCAATGTCTCTATGTCCGGAAGAGGACGACATCCCTTGGGACAACTTAAGGGACAACCGTGACCTGACTGTCCTCGTCAGCTGGAACCCTAAAGACCG GCAGCTGACCGAGGAGCACAAGCAGCGCTCTCTAGAGGACGAGACCCTGTGGCTGAAGTTGCGGTCGCTTACTCTGCGGCTGATTGGCTGCGTCTCCACAATGACTCACCCACCAGCACCACGTAACTCTGAGAAGACGACTGAAAATGGAGTGGCAGCCAAACCGTCTTCTCTACTGTCACTGCTCTCCCAGCTTGAAAACACGTTAAACCAGGCCACACAGTTCACGGAAAAACAGCTCCAG CATCAGTACCCGTTTCTGGGTCCCGTGTCGTCTCGGCTGGCTCAGGCTCTGTCCAGCGGTTGCTGTCAGTGTCAGCTCTCCTCCCTACAGCTCCCTCTGCACCTCCAGGAGCTCGAGACCACCGGTCTGG ATGAATCAACAGAGCTTCAGACACAAATATCAAATCTTTTCAAGTCTTTAGCAGTACAACTTCAAG ATATGTTGGAAAAATGTAAAGGTGATCTATTAGAAGTTAAAGATGGTCAAAGCAAGACACAACCCTTTTTACTGGAGAATCTAGTCTACTTTGTTGAA ACCATTTGTATCGTCTTATGGGTGTCTAATTACTGTGGAAGCGTCCTCCGGCCCTTAAAGTCCAGTttacagaagaagaagaaaaagaaaaaagaagtcAGCGCTGTAACG CCGGCGGTGATCTCAGCCTTCCAGGAGTTCAGCGGTAGCTTGCAGAGTCTCCTCAACCAGGCTCTAGAGCAAATCAGGAGCCAGGAGACCAACCTGACGGCCCTGAAGCTGGGAGCCCTCAGTCTGGAGGGACAAACTCAGTCTGAG GCGGAAGGGACCTTCACGAAGACCGGCATGGATAAGGTGCAGAGCAGCTACCTGCGTTCGCTGCAGGAGATCGGGGAACTGTTGAAGAAGAGAGCGGACACATTGAAATCCCTCAAAATCTGA
- the naa25 gene encoding N-alpha-acetyltransferase 25, NatB auxiliary subunit isoform X2: protein MHRPELVTKLYEAAVRKVPTSEEYHSHLFMAYARVGEYKKMQQAGMALYKIVPKNPYYFWSVMSLVMQAISAQDEKLSHTMFLPLAERMVEKMVKEEKIEAEAEVQLYFMILERLGKYVEALEVVQGPLGEKLTSELQSRENKCMMLYRRLERWAECNALSCKLLLKNPDDWQFYLLYFDSLFHLIDQSWTPPQEGAHCAEGEVHASVAQSISFMEERLATEDAKESKHLRGPYLARLELIRRLRERSCPEAQQLGEPLELMFQFFVKFGDKPCCITDLKIFLDLLAPDQHVQFINRLMEAVPLAAPGEDGVALPGDTRALQRHLCVTQLSRCLGLQHALNTEDKLGLIKELKAHYRHGLQFGKSCLKTELQFSDMYCLMAAHVYIDLWMETGDQNMLWQCLGMLEEGLSHSSSNAQFKLLLLLLYCRLGAFEPVVDLYSGLDAKHVQHDTIGYLLTRYAESLGQFAAASQSCNFSLRFFHSNQKDTSEYIIQAYKYGAFEKIPEFIAFRNRLNHSLHFAQVRTERMLLDLFLEADISSPLEESVKSMSLCPEEDDIPWDNLRDNRDLTVLVSWNPKDRQLTEEHKQRSLEDETLWLKLRSLTLRLIGCVSTMTHPPAPRNSEKTTENGVAAKPSSLLSLLSQLENTLNQATQFTEKQLQHQYPFLGPVSSRLAQALSSGCCQCQLSSLQLPLHLQELETTGLDESTELQTQISNLFKSLAVQLQDMLEKCKGDLLEVKDGQSKTQPFLLENLVYFVETICIVLWVSNYCGSVLRPLKSSLQKKKKKKKEVSAVTPAVISAFQEFSGSLQSLLNQALEQIRSQETNLTALKLGALSLEGQTQSEAEGTFTKTGMDKVQSSYLRSLQEIGELLKKRADTLKSLKI from the exons ATGCATCGGC CCGAATTAGTGACTAAGCTTTATGAAGCTGCAGTCCGGAAGGTTCCAACGAGCGAGGAGTACCACTCTCACCTCTTCATGGCCTATGCTCGGGTCGGAGAGTACAAGAAAATGCAACAG GCTGGAATGGCGCTGTATAAAATTGTCCCCAAAAACCCGTATTACTTCTGGTCGGTCATGAGCTTGGTGATGCAG GCCATCTCGGCACAAGATGAAAAACTCTCTCACACCATGTTCCTGCCGTTAGCTGAGCGTATGGTGGAGAAAATGGTTAAGGAGGAGAAAATCGAGGCAGAAGCTGAG GTCCAGCTGTACTTCATGATCTTGGAGCGTTTGGGGAAATATGTGGAGGCGCTGGAGGTGGTTCAGGGGCCACTTGGAG AGAAGCTGACCAGTGAACTGCAGAGCCGTGAGAACAAATGCATGATGCTGTATCGCCGTCTGGAGCGCTGGGCCGAGTGCAACGCTCTGTCCTGCAAGCTGCTCCTAAAAAA CCCTGATGACTGGCAGTTCTACTTGCTATATTTTGACTCTTTGTTCCACCTCATTGATCAGAGCTGGACGCCTCCACAGGAAGGAGCTCA TTGTGCAGAAGGGGAGGTGCACGCCTCCGTAGCTCAGTCCATCAGCTTCATGGAGGAGCGACTGGCCACAGAAGATGCAAAGGAGTCGAAGCATCTGAGAGGACCGTACCTGGCCCGTCTGGAGCTCATCAGGCGGCTCAGAGAGCGGAGCTGTCCTGAAGCACAGCAGCTAG GTGAACCTCTTGAGCTCATGTTCCAGTTCTTTGTGAAGTTTGGAGACAAGCCATGTTGCATCACTGACCTAAAGATCTTTCTGGATCTACTCGCACCTGACCAACATGTGCAG TTCATCAACAGGCTAATGGAGGCCGTGCCGCTGGCTGCTCCTGGAGAGGATGGTGTTGCTCTCCCGGGAGACACGCGGGCTCTGCAGAGACATTTGTGTGTGACGCAGCTCAGCCGCTGTCTGGGTCTACAGCATGCACTCAACACCGAGGACAAACTGGGACTCATCAAAGAACTGAAGGCGCATTACCGGCACGGCTTACAGTTCG GGAAGTCCTGTTTAAAAACAGAGCTCCAGTTCTCAGATATGTACTGTCTCATGGCGGCTCATGTCTATATCGACCTGTGGATGGAGACGG GTGATCAGAACATGTTGTGGCAGTGTCTGGGGATGTTAGAAGAAGGTCTTTCCCACAGTTCCTCCAACGCTCAGTTCAAGCTGCTGCTTTTGCTTCTGTACTGCCGTCTGGGGGCTTTTGAGCCGGTGGTAGATCTTTACTCCGGCCTGGACGCCAAACACGTCCAGCACGACACCATAGG GTATTTATTGACCCGCTATGCAGAGTCTTTGGGCCAGTTTGCTGCTGCTTCCCAGTCTTGTAACTTCTCCCTCAGGTTTTTTCACTCGAACCAGAAAGAT ACCTCAGAATACATTATTCAAGCATATAAGTATGGTGCTTTTGAGAAAATCCCAGAGTTCATCGCTTTCAGGAACCGACTCAATCACTCGCTGCACTTTGCCCAGGTGCGCACAGAGAGGATGCTGCTGGACCTCTTCCTGGAAGCCGACAT ATCATCCCCTCTAGAGGAGAGCGTAAAATCAATGTCTCTATGTCCGGAAGAGGACGACATCCCTTGGGACAACTTAAGGGACAACCGTGACCTGACTGTCCTCGTCAGCTGGAACCCTAAAGACCG GCAGCTGACCGAGGAGCACAAGCAGCGCTCTCTAGAGGACGAGACCCTGTGGCTGAAGTTGCGGTCGCTTACTCTGCGGCTGATTGGCTGCGTCTCCACAATGACTCACCCACCAGCACCACGTAACTCTGAGAAGACGACTGAAAATGGAGTGGCAGCCAAACCGTCTTCTCTACTGTCACTGCTCTCCCAGCTTGAAAACACGTTAAACCAGGCCACACAGTTCACGGAAAAACAGCTCCAG CATCAGTACCCGTTTCTGGGTCCCGTGTCGTCTCGGCTGGCTCAGGCTCTGTCCAGCGGTTGCTGTCAGTGTCAGCTCTCCTCCCTACAGCTCCCTCTGCACCTCCAGGAGCTCGAGACCACCGGTCTGG ATGAATCAACAGAGCTTCAGACACAAATATCAAATCTTTTCAAGTCTTTAGCAGTACAACTTCAAG ATATGTTGGAAAAATGTAAAGGTGATCTATTAGAAGTTAAAGATGGTCAAAGCAAGACACAACCCTTTTTACTGGAGAATCTAGTCTACTTTGTTGAA ACCATTTGTATCGTCTTATGGGTGTCTAATTACTGTGGAAGCGTCCTCCGGCCCTTAAAGTCCAGTttacagaagaagaagaaaaagaaaaaagaagtcAGCGCTGTAACG CCGGCGGTGATCTCAGCCTTCCAGGAGTTCAGCGGTAGCTTGCAGAGTCTCCTCAACCAGGCTCTAGAGCAAATCAGGAGCCAGGAGACCAACCTGACGGCCCTGAAGCTGGGAGCCCTCAGTCTGGAGGGACAAACTCAGTCTGAG GCGGAAGGGACCTTCACGAAGACCGGCATGGATAAGGTGCAGAGCAGCTACCTGCGTTCGCTGCAGGAGATCGGGGAACTGTTGAAGAAGAGAGCGGACACATTGAAATCCCTCAAAATCTGA